In the genome of Gemmatimonadaceae bacterium, the window ATGCTGTACTACGTCATGCCGCTCGTCGACGGACACTCTCTACGCGCGCGCATGCACGAGCAGGGTCAGCTGCCGATCGACGAGGCGATCCGCATCGCCACCGATGTTGCCGGCGCACTCGACTATGCGCACAAGCGCGGCGTCGTTCACCGCGACATCAAGCCGGAGAACATTCTCCTCGCTGGAAATCACACATTCGTCGCCGACTTCGGAATAGCGAAGGCAAAGGACGCGGCAGGAGAAGCACTGACGTCTACAGGGCTTCTTGTCGGCACGCCGGCGTACATGAGTCCCGAGCAGGCGAGCGGTGAACGCGAGCTCGACGCGCGCAGCGACATCTACGCGCTCGGATGCGTGGTGTACGAGATGCTGGCGGGCGAGCCTCCATTTATCGGCTCGTCGACCCAGGCGGTGATCGCAAAGAGGATGGCGGGTGCGGCGCCGTCTGTTCGAACCCTCCGTCACACGGTTCCTGCTCACGTCGAGCAAGCGGTCAATTGCGCGCTCGCCCGCTCTCCGGCAGATCGGTTTGCAAGTGCGGCCGAGTTCTCAGCGGCTCTCCGCGGTTCAACGCCGGAAATCAAAGTTGGCGCGCGACAATTCAATTGGTCGCTTGCGCGCGCGGCGGGAATCGTCGTGCTGCTGGGACTCGGCGCGGCTGCATGGGCCTATGTTGTGCGCGACTCGTCCAGCGCAAAGGCGAGTCTGGTGAGCGGAGCTTCCAGACGAATTCCAACCACCGACTCGATCGCGTACAGCCTTTACCTGAAGGCAGAGGCGCACAGGGGGCGACGCAGTGCAGTTGCGGTCGCGCGGGGGATCGAGCTGTACCAGCAGGCGATTGCGCGCGATTCGGGATTCGCCAATGCGTGGGCGGGACTCTCACGAGCGCTACAGTCCGCGATAAACTGGCGGTACCCAGTCCCGAACATGTCGCGCGACAGTCTCGTGCCTGTAATGGTCCGCGCGAGCGAGCGAGCGCTCGAGGCCGACAGCAATAGCGCCGAGGCGTGGATGGCGCGCTCAGGTGTTCTTCGCGAGCTGGACAGGACCACGGCACACGATCGACTGGAGGCCCTCGAGCGCGCGTTGCTCATCGACTCTGCGAACGCTGACGTCTGGTTCATGATATCGAGTGTGTGGCAGGACAGCCTCGAGAATCGCCGCGCGATCGACGCCCTCCGTCGCGCGGTCAAGCTCAATCCGCGGCACGCGAGCGCACTCGGTTTTATCGGGATGAACTATATGTGGCTTCGCAACACCGATTCTGCGATCATCTGGGCGGACAGCGCCAAGAAGGTCGATCCGGTGGCAATCTGGGCGCGCCAGGCAAGGGCGCTTGCACTTCGAGAGCGCGGAAGCATTGCCGAGGGGGAAAGGGAATATGAGGCGGCAGTGCGACTCGGCCGCGGGCCCGACCAAGTTCACGCATACGCCGGCCTCGCTGAGATTTACTTCAAGCGGGGAGACAGACAGGCGGCGGACATGATCGTGATGCATGCGGTGGCGCTTGCGGACACGACGCATCCGACCGTGCACGACGCAGCCTACCTCGCGTGGGCATTCGCGGCGACGGGTCAGCCTGAGCGCGCCCTCCGCATTCTCGAGCGATACCAGCCGCGGAAGGACGTCCATTTCCAGCTTCATCTGCAGCGCGATCCTGCGCTCGACCCGCTGCGATCGAAGCCACGCTTCAGCGCGCTGCTCGCGCGGCAGAACGTTCCGCTCCATTAACGCCAGTCGAGGAGTATCAACGAGTAGAGGAATCCCCTTCCCATGAGGTAGCCGTGCCTCTCTATCTGCTGGTTCAGCAGGGCACCACGTTCTCCACCGGCGTGGTGGCAGCAGTCAACAGACTCACTGATTTCCTGCTCCAGTACGCGATCGCCCTCGCTGCAGTCGGCGCGTTGTCCATGGCGCTGATCGAAGCGGGGAAAAAGCTCCTCGACTCCCGCACCAAGTTTCAGGCACGGCGATGGACCGAATGGATGCAGCGGAGCAAAGTCACGGGAAGCATCGGGCCGGTTGGCGAGGCCGGCAAACCATGGGACGACGTCACCGAAGCCGCGGCGCGAGAGAATGCGTACACTGAGCTCCTCCAGCTCTGCACAGGCGCGTCGCAGGAGGAATGCACTGATGCGGCGACCGATCTGCTCCGCACCTCCGGCCGGATTCCCCGGTGGCACGCGTTCTCACCGCTGCCCGCGCACGCAGTATTCGGCC includes:
- a CDS encoding protein kinase, whose protein sequence is MPEGLFAERYRVERVLGRGGMATVYAAEDVKHRRRVALKILHRECRAALGGDRFLREIELTGNLQHPNILPMFDSGDADGMLYYVMPLVDGHSLRARMHEQGQLPIDEAIRIATDVAGALDYAHKRGVVHRDIKPENILLAGNHTFVADFGIAKAKDAAGEALTSTGLLVGTPAYMSPEQASGERELDARSDIYALGCVVYEMLAGEPPFIGSSTQAVIAKRMAGAAPSVRTLRHTVPAHVEQAVNCALARSPADRFASAAEFSAALRGSTPEIKVGARQFNWSLARAAGIVVLLGLGAAAWAYVVRDSSSAKASLVSGASRRIPTTDSIAYSLYLKAEAHRGRRSAVAVARGIELYQQAIARDSGFANAWAGLSRALQSAINWRYPVPNMSRDSLVPVMVRASERALEADSNSAEAWMARSGVLRELDRTTAHDRLEALERALLIDSANADVWFMISSVWQDSLENRRAIDALRRAVKLNPRHASALGFIGMNYMWLRNTDSAIIWADSAKKVDPVAIWARQARALALRERGSIAEGEREYEAAVRLGRGPDQVHAYAGLAEIYFKRGDRQAADMIVMHAVALADTTHPTVHDAAYLAWAFAATGQPERALRILERYQPRKDVHFQLHLQRDPALDPLRSKPRFSALLARQNVPLH